A window from Chrysemys picta bellii isolate R12L10 chromosome 2, ASM1138683v2, whole genome shotgun sequence encodes these proteins:
- the LOC135981635 gene encoding uncharacterized protein LOC135981635 produces the protein MQSSPAVMAMQSGNRKRAPAWTDREVLDLIAVWGDESVLSELRSKRRNAKIYEKISKDMAERGYSRDATQCRVKIKELRQGYQKTKEANGCSGSHPQTSRFYEALHSILGAAATTTPPVTVDSEDGILSTAGSSDMLGDGEDEEGDEEGEAVGRSHNADFPDSQDLFITLTEIPYEASPAITPDTESGEGSATPSATVSQPSLESHSQRLARIRRRKKRTREDMFSELMASSQAQAAQQTQWRENLTRMHQANMDREERWRQEDQQATQTLLGLLREQTDTLRRLVDVLQERRQEDRAPLQSISNRPPPPPSPIPTSPKVQRRRGGRVPANSHSTPAESSSSRRLSFPKI, from the exons atgcagagctctccagcagtgatggccatgcagtctgggaatagaaagagagccccagcatggactgatcgtgaagtcttggatctcatcgctgtgtggggcgatgagtccgtgctttccgagctgcgatccaaaagaaggaatgcaaagatctacgagaagatctctaaagacatggcagagagaggatacagccgggatgcaacgcagtgccgcgtgaaaatcaaggagctgagacaaggctaccagaagaccaaagaggcaaacggatgctccggatcccatccccagacatcccgtttctacgaggcactgcattccatcctcggtgctgccgccaccactaccccaccagtgaccgtggactctgaggatgggatactgtccacggccggttcctcagacatgttaggggacggggaagatgaggaaggagatgaggagggcgaggcagttggcagatctcacaacgctgatttccccgacagccaggatctcttcatcacccttacagagatcccctacgaagcgtccccagccattaccccggacacagaatctggtgaaggatcagcca ccccgtctgcgactgtctcacaacctagcctggaatcacactcccagaggctagcgcggattaggcgtaggaagaagaggacacgggaggacatgttctctgagcttatggcctcttcccaagcccaggcagcacagcagacccagtggcgggagaacttgacccgaatgcaccaagccaacatggatcgggaggagaggtggcggcaggaagaccagcaggcgactcaaacgctgcttggactactgagggagcaaacggacacgctccggcgccttgtggatgttctgcaggaacggaggcaggaggacagagccccgctgcagtccatctctaaccgccctcccccgccaccaagtcccatacccacctcacccaaagtgcaaagaaggagaggcggcagagtccctgctaactctcactccacccctgcagagagctctagtagcagaaggctctcatttcccaaaatttga